A region of Paenibacillus sp. 37 DNA encodes the following proteins:
- a CDS encoding MBL fold metallo-hydrolase: MKEELNYGTDYKFVPVTSVGSGVGTEILPDLFCYTIQIVNICLVGNPKSDEFVLVDAGMPKSANEIISVIEERFGANSRPKAVILTHGHFDHVGGVIELVEHWGVPVYAHPLELPFLTGVKKYPEPDPTVEGGLVAKMSPSFPNEPINLGSHVQTLPANGSVPHMPGFRWIHTPGHSPGHVSLFRESDGALIAGDAFATVKQEYMYKVLNQELEISGPPRYLTTDWEAAKQSVVKLESLKPLIAVTGHGLPMSGELLTTSLRKLVNEFDRIAVPDYGKYVN; encoded by the coding sequence ATGAAAGAAGAATTGAATTACGGTACAGATTATAAGTTTGTCCCGGTAACTTCAGTTGGAAGTGGTGTAGGGACTGAAATATTACCTGATTTATTTTGCTACACTATCCAAATTGTAAATATCTGTTTAGTGGGTAACCCGAAATCTGACGAGTTCGTTTTAGTAGATGCCGGAATGCCAAAGTCAGCAAATGAAATAATTTCTGTCATTGAGGAACGTTTCGGTGCAAACAGCCGGCCCAAAGCGGTAATTTTGACCCATGGACATTTTGATCATGTCGGAGGGGTGATCGAACTCGTAGAACACTGGGGAGTTCCGGTTTATGCACATCCGCTAGAGCTCCCCTTCCTCACAGGGGTAAAAAAATACCCGGAACCAGACCCTACGGTTGAAGGTGGTTTGGTAGCGAAGATGTCGCCATCCTTTCCCAATGAACCAATAAACCTTGGAAGTCATGTACAAACGTTACCCGCGAACGGAAGTGTACCCCATATGCCAGGATTTAGATGGATTCATACCCCAGGACATTCTCCAGGTCATGTTTCGTTGTTTAGGGAAAGTGACGGAGCGTTAATCGCAGGTGACGCCTTTGCTACTGTAAAACAAGAGTATATGTATAAAGTATTAAATCAGGAATTAGAGATAAGTGGACCCCCTCGCTATTTAACAACAGATTGGGAAGCTGCAAAGCAATCTGTTGTTAAACTTGAGAGTTTAAAGCCATTGATTGCTGTAACTGGTCATGGACTACCGATGTCTGGTGAATTACTAACAACAAGCCTGAGAAAACTGGTTAATGAATTTGACCGCATTGCCGTGCCGGATTATGGAAAGTATGTAAACTAA
- a CDS encoding DinB family protein: MTKTTALDVLLIQKDNTWDQCNWIVPLSKSLEGLTAEQAAWIPPSGGLSIWQLVNHMYYYNHRLLCRMQSKEPTLPAVDSNEYTFGNPGDATDAAGWNTLLQGTTRLAQQLRDQLAALEESDLEAAYMDSEEKWAHELALWVLHDAYHAGQIVLLRRQQGSWKIVF, encoded by the coding sequence ATGACGAAAACAACAGCATTAGATGTGTTACTGATTCAAAAGGATAATACATGGGATCAATGCAATTGGATTGTACCTTTGTCGAAATCCTTGGAGGGTCTTACAGCAGAACAAGCAGCCTGGATTCCACCCTCAGGGGGATTAAGCATCTGGCAGTTGGTTAACCATATGTATTATTACAACCATCGCTTATTGTGTCGCATGCAAAGTAAGGAGCCTACCCTTCCTGCTGTAGACTCCAATGAATACACATTTGGGAATCCGGGAGATGCAACGGATGCAGCTGGTTGGAATACACTGCTACAGGGTACAACTCGATTAGCCCAGCAGTTGCGAGATCAATTGGCTGCACTCGAAGAGTCAGATCTTGAAGCCGCATATATGGACTCCGAAGAGAAATGGGCACACGAACTGGCTCTTTGGGTACTCCATGATGCGTATCACGCAGGTCAGATCGTGCTTCTTCGCAGACAGCAAGGAAGCTGGAAAATCGTTTTCTAA
- a CDS encoding DMT family transporter, which produces MEKTSAASPVYRKERSNTGFWLVVLGAALWGVDPLFRIILLNTMTSTQIVLVEHIIVSLIAIPVLWKFRSDLKNLRARHWIAVIFISWGGSALATVLFTMALTHNDPNTVLLLQKMQPLFAIVLAKLLLKETLPRRFGGLFFIALAGTYLLTFGFTLPLGNWDNWIHAGSLLSLGAAALWGGSTVMGRLMLGQARYETVTSLRFVVALPLLIFMTWNEGAAWTFPSGTGEQTAVILNILGQALLPGLLSLLLYYKGLSSTKASVATLAELSFPMAGVLVNWIAFRTLITWEQLLGFILIWVALFAISRQQERSSTAADAAPKLRTE; this is translated from the coding sequence ATGGAAAAGACATCAGCAGCATCACCTGTTTACCGCAAGGAACGAAGTAATACCGGATTCTGGCTTGTAGTTCTCGGCGCCGCCTTATGGGGGGTCGACCCACTCTTCCGCATTATTTTGCTAAATACGATGACATCCACGCAGATTGTACTGGTGGAACATATCATCGTCAGTCTTATTGCCATTCCCGTGCTATGGAAATTCCGGTCTGACCTGAAAAACCTGCGCGCTCGCCACTGGATTGCCGTGATTTTTATCTCATGGGGAGGTTCAGCACTTGCAACGGTGTTGTTCACCATGGCACTAACACATAACGATCCGAACACAGTTCTATTATTGCAAAAAATGCAACCACTCTTCGCTATCGTGCTGGCTAAACTGTTATTGAAAGAAACGTTGCCTCGTCGCTTCGGTGGATTGTTCTTCATAGCATTAGCAGGAACCTACCTGCTTACATTTGGCTTCACATTGCCATTAGGTAACTGGGACAACTGGATTCATGCTGGAAGCTTGTTATCCCTTGGGGCCGCTGCCTTATGGGGAGGTTCAACCGTTATGGGACGATTGATGCTGGGTCAGGCGCGTTACGAAACCGTCACCTCTCTTCGTTTTGTCGTTGCTCTCCCGCTCCTGATTTTTATGACGTGGAACGAAGGTGCGGCATGGACGTTTCCGTCCGGAACGGGTGAACAGACCGCTGTCATCCTCAACATTCTCGGTCAGGCATTGTTACCAGGTTTGCTCAGTCTTCTGTTGTATTACAAAGGTCTGTCGTCAACCAAAGCTTCTGTTGCAACACTCGCAGAACTTAGCTTCCCGATGGCGGGTGTGTTGGTGAACTGGATCGCTTTCCGTACGCTGATTACATGGGAGCAGTTGCTTGGTTTTATTTTAATCTGGGTGGCCCTCTTCGCCATTTCCAGACAGCAGGAAAGATCATCAACTGCGGCGGATGCTGCACCGAAGCTGCGTACAGAGTAA
- a CDS encoding tyrosine-type recombinase/integrase, with protein sequence MMTEEIQEQYADELEAFHIWMKDAGYTGHTVKSYTGDVVEFLVSIQGKSLEQVKKLHVLSFLSRARERGVSDATRNRKHAAVNCFYKSLIELELLTNNPAFGIKKSKTEKNRAPVFLDESGLTRFLESVDGKYRTRNLAVFLLMGYMGLRVGEVHALDCKDYNAERRTLDVFGKGRKWRSLPVPETVAKVLSQAMAERLDPWRPKEEALFVSQKGKRLSIRSIQLISTETFERFQQESPANQRQNYSSHKLRHSFATMMLRRGADLRTVQELLGHASIQTTTVYTHVTSREKEEAMALLDVKLPSY encoded by the coding sequence ATGATGACCGAGGAGATTCAGGAGCAATATGCGGACGAGCTAGAAGCTTTTCACATATGGATGAAGGACGCCGGATATACAGGCCATACGGTAAAATCATACACGGGTGACGTGGTGGAATTCCTGGTCTCCATTCAAGGAAAGTCACTGGAGCAGGTCAAAAAGCTGCATGTATTGTCTTTTCTGTCACGTGCGCGGGAGCGTGGGGTTAGTGATGCCACGAGAAATCGCAAACATGCGGCGGTGAACTGTTTTTACAAGTCCCTCATTGAACTCGAATTGTTAACGAATAATCCGGCTTTTGGGATTAAGAAATCCAAAACCGAGAAAAACCGCGCGCCCGTTTTCCTTGATGAAAGTGGTTTGACACGTTTTCTGGAGTCGGTAGATGGGAAGTATCGCACACGTAATCTGGCTGTTTTTCTACTGATGGGATATATGGGATTACGGGTCGGAGAAGTGCATGCGTTGGATTGCAAAGACTATAATGCGGAGCGGCGTACATTGGATGTATTTGGTAAAGGTCGTAAATGGCGCTCGCTCCCTGTACCGGAGACCGTGGCAAAAGTATTATCTCAAGCGATGGCTGAGCGTCTCGATCCTTGGAGGCCAAAAGAGGAAGCGTTATTTGTCTCGCAAAAAGGGAAAAGACTGTCTATTCGCAGTATCCAGCTCATATCTACGGAAACGTTTGAACGCTTCCAGCAGGAATCACCAGCCAATCAACGTCAAAACTACTCCAGTCATAAGCTGCGTCACTCCTTCGCGACCATGATGTTACGGCGTGGAGCCGACTTGCGTACGGTGCAGGAACTGCTTGGTCACGCGTCGATTCAAACAACAACCGTGTACACACACGTCACCAGCAGGGAGAAAGAAGAGGCTATGGCTCTGCTGGACGTTAAACTTCCGTCATATTAG
- a CDS encoding amino acid permease, with product MRENEQRSSLFRKKPIASGGDNNSALKRALGPLDLTTLGVGAIIGTGIFVLTGVAAATYAGPGLVLSFLLAGIICAFAALCYSEFASSIPASGSAYTYSYTAFGEVIAWILGWDLILEYGFASAAVASGWSGYFQTLLSGFGLELPHALTSAFSPEKGTYFDITAAVITLIITFLLTRGVKEAARANGIMVAIKIIVVLIFIGVGVFYVEPTNWQPFLPFGISGVTAGAATVFFAYIGFDAVSTAAEEVKQPQRDLPIGIIASLAICTVLYIVVSLILTGIVPYNMLNVSDPVAFAFEFVQLKGLSWIVSLGAIAGITTVLLVMMYGQTRLLYSMSRDGLLSPVFSKVSGKSQTPAVGTWVAGIIVALFSGFISLGHLAELTNIGTLFAFAVVSLGIIVLRKNNPDLKRGFRVPLVPLIPILSALGCVYLMTRLAALTWITFFAWLIIGLIIYFAYGRHYSHLNPARRISSAFRAKDK from the coding sequence ATGCGTGAGAACGAACAACGATCTTCATTATTTCGCAAAAAACCAATTGCCTCCGGGGGCGATAACAACAGTGCATTGAAACGGGCACTCGGTCCGTTGGACTTAACCACACTCGGGGTAGGTGCCATTATTGGAACAGGCATTTTCGTACTGACCGGTGTAGCTGCCGCAACGTATGCCGGACCCGGACTTGTATTATCATTTTTACTGGCAGGTATCATATGTGCATTCGCGGCATTATGTTACTCGGAATTTGCATCAAGCATACCGGCATCGGGTAGTGCGTACACGTATAGTTATACGGCTTTTGGCGAAGTGATTGCCTGGATTCTGGGATGGGATCTAATATTGGAGTATGGATTCGCGAGTGCGGCAGTAGCCAGCGGGTGGTCTGGATATTTCCAGACGTTATTGTCCGGATTCGGATTGGAGTTACCACATGCACTGACGAGTGCGTTCAGCCCGGAAAAGGGAACCTATTTTGATATCACGGCTGCGGTCATTACGTTAATTATCACCTTCCTGCTAACCCGAGGGGTAAAAGAGGCGGCTCGTGCGAACGGCATCATGGTAGCCATTAAAATTATCGTGGTGTTAATCTTTATTGGTGTGGGTGTCTTCTATGTAGAGCCAACCAACTGGCAGCCATTTTTGCCTTTTGGTATCTCAGGTGTAACTGCGGGAGCAGCAACCGTATTCTTTGCTTATATCGGTTTTGATGCGGTCTCCACAGCGGCAGAAGAAGTTAAGCAGCCACAACGGGATTTGCCGATTGGAATTATTGCTTCACTGGCAATCTGTACCGTTCTCTACATTGTTGTATCGTTGATCCTCACAGGGATTGTACCTTATAACATGTTGAATGTAAGTGATCCGGTTGCGTTTGCATTTGAATTTGTTCAACTGAAGGGATTGTCCTGGATTGTATCTCTTGGAGCGATTGCCGGCATTACGACCGTATTACTGGTCATGATGTATGGTCAGACACGTTTGCTCTATTCCATGTCTCGTGACGGACTGCTGTCTCCGGTCTTTTCCAAGGTTAGTGGCAAGAGTCAGACACCAGCGGTAGGAACATGGGTTGCAGGCATTATCGTGGCTTTGTTCTCCGGATTCATCTCGTTGGGACATTTAGCGGAGCTTACGAACATCGGAACGTTGTTTGCTTTTGCAGTTGTAAGTCTGGGCATTATTGTGTTGCGTAAAAATAACCCTGATCTCAAACGCGGATTCCGCGTTCCACTTGTGCCACTGATTCCGATTCTGAGTGCTTTGGGTTGTGTATACCTGATGACACGCCTTGCGGCTCTGACATGGATAACGTTTTTTGCTTGGTTGATCATCGGATTGATTATCTACTTTGCGTATGGACGGCATTACAGTCATCTGAATCCGGCACGCCGGATCTCCAGTGCGTTCAGAGCGAAGGACAAATAG
- a CDS encoding DUF3231 family protein — protein MGILSGNPKNEPMHYGEIFSVWQCSMVAKGALSFYQAFSNHAGDKDLKKTLEALIDQAKLEIKECDTLLTDNGIAPTPVLPERPPVKLEDIPVGARFTDPEIAAKIASDTSMGLVACSQVMGQSIREDIGALFAKYHVTKTALGLRILQMSKEKGWLIPPPLQVKRPEAVGV, from the coding sequence ATGGGAATATTAAGTGGTAATCCAAAAAATGAACCTATGCATTATGGTGAAATTTTCAGCGTATGGCAATGTTCAATGGTCGCTAAGGGTGCTCTTTCCTTTTACCAAGCATTTTCTAATCATGCAGGAGATAAAGATTTGAAAAAAACATTGGAAGCACTGATTGATCAAGCTAAACTTGAGATTAAAGAGTGTGACACCCTCCTCACTGATAACGGAATTGCTCCAACGCCAGTTTTACCTGAAAGACCTCCAGTAAAACTGGAAGACATTCCTGTTGGTGCAAGGTTTACAGATCCGGAGATAGCTGCAAAAATTGCGTCTGATACTTCGATGGGATTAGTTGCTTGTAGTCAAGTTATGGGCCAATCCATTAGAGAAGATATTGGAGCCTTATTTGCGAAATATCACGTTACTAAAACCGCTTTAGGCCTTCGTATTCTCCAAATGAGTAAAGAAAAAGGCTGGCTTATTCCTCCGCCTCTTCAAGTGAAAAGACCGGAAGCTGTCGGGGTTTAA
- a CDS encoding L-lactate dehydrogenase, with product MTNSAALKPSRVVIVGMGAVGTTTGYTLMLRQRSSELVFVDVNHDKATGEMLDMNHGLPFTGGVKVWAGDYSDCKDADIIIITAGASQKPGETRIDLLKKNASIFKDIIERITEVNSHGILLIATNPVDILSYTSWKQSGWPASRVIGSGTLLDSARFRYLIGKNKGIDPRSIHAHIIGEHGDSEVPVWSLANVAGTDLELDEETQRDIFDRTKNAAYEIINAKGATSYAIALALDRIVAAILGNEGSVLNVSTYLEDYNGVSDVYLGVPCVVDRNGVREILPLPLNESEKVAFQASANKLKEQIAGLE from the coding sequence ATGACAAATAGTGCAGCATTGAAACCAAGTCGTGTCGTGATTGTAGGCATGGGTGCGGTGGGAACAACAACGGGATACACGCTAATGTTGAGACAGCGTTCGTCCGAGTTGGTATTTGTGGATGTGAATCATGATAAAGCAACCGGCGAAATGCTGGATATGAACCACGGTCTTCCGTTTACGGGTGGCGTGAAAGTATGGGCTGGCGATTATTCCGACTGCAAAGATGCAGATATCATTATTATTACAGCTGGTGCTTCCCAGAAGCCAGGTGAAACCCGGATTGATCTGCTGAAGAAAAATGCAAGCATTTTCAAAGATATTATAGAGCGTATTACTGAAGTGAATTCTCATGGTATTTTGCTGATTGCAACCAATCCTGTAGATATTTTGTCCTATACTTCATGGAAACAAAGCGGATGGCCTGCTTCCCGTGTCATCGGTTCAGGTACATTGCTCGATAGCGCACGTTTCCGTTACCTGATTGGTAAGAACAAAGGGATCGACCCGCGTAGTATTCACGCACACATTATTGGTGAGCATGGAGATTCCGAAGTACCCGTATGGAGCCTGGCTAACGTTGCAGGAACAGATCTGGAATTGGATGAAGAAACACAGCGGGATATTTTTGACCGTACCAAAAATGCAGCGTATGAGATTATTAATGCCAAAGGAGCGACTTCCTATGCAATCGCCCTTGCTCTAGACCGCATTGTAGCTGCAATTCTCGGCAACGAAGGCTCCGTTCTGAACGTATCCACTTACCTTGAAGACTACAATGGTGTATCGGATGTTTATCTGGGTGTTCCATGTGTTGTCGATCGCAACGGTGTGCGCGAGATTCTGCCTCTTCCGCTGAATGAATCCGAGAAAGTGGCTTTCCAGGCATCTGCTAACAAATTAAAAGAACAGATCGCTGGATTGGAATAA
- a CDS encoding serine hydrolase domain-containing protein yields MKINQKYYYVNKAVTCFLSLALIIMTCAVPAHAEVEKVETTPSRIALSSLEETIDSYMATNQKNTAAVSVVAIKNGETIVNKAYGYADLEQQRKADTSTVFEWGSTSKLLVWTSVMQLVEQGKLDLDTDIQDYLPEGFLKKLEYDAPITLMNLMHHNAGWEDRLIDLWYSSESDIVELGEALQNLNQGRSINLGVLLLIQTMVRLWLLTSLNYRADNPLINM; encoded by the coding sequence ATGAAGATTAATCAAAAATATTACTATGTTAACAAAGCAGTTACTTGTTTTCTGTCACTCGCTTTAATCATTATGACATGTGCGGTACCTGCGCACGCTGAGGTAGAGAAGGTGGAGACTACGCCCTCCAGGATTGCGTTGTCTTCACTAGAGGAAACGATTGATTCATATATGGCTACGAATCAGAAGAACACCGCTGCCGTTTCGGTTGTAGCTATCAAGAACGGTGAGACTATTGTAAATAAGGCCTATGGATACGCAGATCTTGAGCAACAGAGAAAGGCAGACACCTCTACTGTATTTGAATGGGGTTCAACTTCTAAACTATTGGTCTGGACGAGTGTTATGCAGCTTGTAGAACAGGGAAAGCTTGATTTGGATACCGATATTCAGGACTATTTACCAGAAGGTTTTCTAAAGAAGCTTGAATATGATGCTCCCATTACCCTAATGAACCTTATGCATCATAACGCAGGATGGGAGGATAGATTGATCGATTTATGGTATTCATCCGAGAGTGATATTGTGGAATTAGGTGAAGCTTTACAAAATTTGAACCAAGGCAGATCGATAAACCTGGGAGTGTTGTTGCTTATTCAAACTATGGTACGGCTATGGCTGCTTACATCGTTGAATTACAGAGCGGACAACCCTTTAATAAATATGTAA
- a CDS encoding amidohydrolase family protein, producing the protein MRTSYLLKNGCVLSMDARIGQYKRADVLIQDSLIMAIQPDLDIPGAEVIDASSMIIMPGLVDTHRHMWESLVKTAGTNWSLPVYLQNLYYGAMGSKLRPEDSYIANLLGSLEALNAGVTTVMDWSMPYSPDHTDELIRGLQDAGIRAVFAHGVPGETDYWNRDSQLTYSNNDVRRVKERYFSSRDQLLTYGLAIRGPEFSHWDTTVKEIELAQELDAICSMHAGFGSWGSVDRSISQLYEAGLLSPRVNIVHGNTMGMDEYKMLADSGASLSVTPEVEMMMGHGYPATGYFLEHGGTPTLGVDVVTSTGGDMFSQMKFALQAERSRANEQLLQQGEMPGELNLQSSQVLRFATSAGAQALGLEQKVGTLTPGKEADLIMIRTTDLNMFPVHDPIGAVVQFANPSNVDTVFVAGRLVKREGKLLNVDLDAIRHAAMQSKDYLLSQYRMSDAERIAFS; encoded by the coding sequence GTGCGGACAAGTTATCTGTTGAAAAATGGCTGTGTGTTGTCGATGGATGCTCGAATTGGACAGTATAAGAGGGCGGACGTTCTGATTCAGGATTCACTGATCATGGCGATCCAGCCCGACCTGGATATTCCGGGTGCGGAGGTCATTGATGCTTCATCGATGATTATTATGCCTGGGCTGGTGGACACGCATCGGCATATGTGGGAATCCCTTGTCAAAACAGCGGGAACCAACTGGTCGTTACCCGTTTATTTGCAGAATCTCTATTATGGTGCGATGGGGAGCAAGCTCCGTCCAGAAGATAGTTATATTGCCAACCTACTTGGTTCCTTGGAAGCGCTTAATGCAGGAGTTACGACAGTAATGGATTGGAGCATGCCGTATTCCCCTGACCATACGGATGAATTGATTCGTGGACTTCAGGATGCTGGCATTCGGGCGGTATTTGCTCACGGAGTCCCTGGTGAGACCGACTACTGGAATCGGGATAGTCAACTCACGTATTCGAATAATGATGTGAGAAGAGTCAAAGAACGTTATTTTTCATCACGGGATCAATTGCTTACTTATGGGCTTGCCATTCGTGGTCCGGAGTTCAGTCATTGGGATACAACGGTAAAAGAGATCGAGCTAGCACAAGAGTTGGATGCCATCTGTTCCATGCATGCAGGATTTGGCAGTTGGGGATCTGTGGATCGCTCGATTAGTCAATTGTACGAAGCGGGACTGTTAAGTCCACGGGTGAATATCGTTCATGGTAACACCATGGGCATGGATGAATACAAAATGCTGGCAGATAGCGGCGCTTCCTTGTCGGTCACACCTGAGGTTGAAATGATGATGGGTCATGGATATCCGGCCACCGGCTATTTTCTCGAACATGGGGGAACCCCTACACTTGGTGTAGATGTGGTAACGTCCACAGGCGGAGATATGTTCTCGCAGATGAAGTTTGCACTTCAAGCTGAACGATCCAGAGCCAATGAACAACTTTTGCAGCAGGGTGAGATGCCTGGTGAGTTGAACTTGCAGTCCAGCCAAGTACTGAGATTTGCAACTTCGGCTGGTGCCCAAGCATTAGGATTGGAGCAGAAGGTCGGAACGCTGACCCCAGGAAAGGAAGCGGATCTGATCATGATTCGTACCACCGATCTGAATATGTTCCCCGTTCATGATCCAATCGGCGCTGTCGTTCAGTTCGCTAATCCATCCAATGTGGATACCGTGTTTGTGGCAGGTCGCCTTGTGAAGCGAGAGGGTAAGCTGTTGAATGTTGATTTAGATGCGATTCGTCATGCGGCAATGCAGAGCAAAGATTATTTATTATCCCAATACCGGATGTCGGACGCGGAGAGAATTGCTTTTTCATAA
- a CDS encoding CGNR zinc finger domain-containing protein, with amino-acid sequence MDRLWTDFVNSDYHDWRGGDRSEDRLGKASWQQDFLDRWQLNASVPASPEDELSMRNFRNELMALGARLSSGASLTDEEQQWLNGVMEAGHLKRTLTTIDQEMKLQLVAIKAHWHQVMAEVAADFATTLVEGEGRRIRICDNSDCRWMFYDVTRSRTQKYCDDKMCGNLMKVRRFRAKHKSQN; translated from the coding sequence ATGGACAGACTTTGGACCGATTTTGTAAACAGCGATTATCACGACTGGCGTGGGGGAGATCGATCGGAGGACAGACTCGGGAAGGCGAGCTGGCAGCAAGACTTTCTGGATCGATGGCAACTTAACGCTTCTGTCCCTGCATCTCCAGAAGATGAGTTGTCGATGAGAAACTTCAGGAACGAATTGATGGCTCTTGGAGCTCGCTTATCTTCTGGAGCATCATTAACGGATGAAGAGCAACAGTGGCTGAATGGTGTTATGGAAGCAGGGCATTTAAAAAGAACATTGACTACAATTGATCAGGAAATGAAACTCCAACTGGTAGCTATAAAAGCACATTGGCATCAGGTTATGGCTGAGGTAGCTGCTGACTTTGCTACAACTTTGGTGGAGGGAGAAGGGCGTAGGATTCGGATCTGTGATAATTCGGATTGTCGCTGGATGTTCTATGATGTTACCCGAAGCAGAACACAGAAGTACTGTGATGATAAGATGTGCGGCAACCTGATGAAGGTCAGAAGATTTCGGGCGAAACACAAATCCCAAAATTGA
- a CDS encoding WD40/YVTN/BNR-like repeat-containing protein, with amino-acid sequence MRSQWIKIAQTALLSIGIAALLAACTDSDQPPVAEPPQQQEDAGNTGQTLTVVPPVNSTESADMAKYQIQTRLTDFQLLNDNGGLAWGVTRNALRLYYTQDQGKTWTNISPSENVQFPANPKYGQSIYFVDRAHGWIVREGMGGTDTMVLRTNNGGVTWSLSSLSKTDKVTAISFVSPEKGWILTTDDTAIGKQDKKLYFTEDGGITWNRMSSSDEDGKQEAEEISKRGYTTGMTFSDPKHGFLTALEFGTPKLYVTSDGGENWNTGPSFFDRNKFNGCGNFSVSSPQFFGREVQSAWMSMSCSQGESTTFNGFFTTDGGKSWKLSNFTLNKQTGPNRNLSPVFLNASEGWAMQKGITYHTKDAGKTWSALPASSVLEKILEDYPEIVKIQMVNPKLGWILVENTDAKRSLLLQTVDGGVHWKVL; translated from the coding sequence TTGCGTTCGCAATGGATCAAAATCGCGCAGACAGCATTGCTGTCTATAGGTATAGCAGCCTTACTCGCTGCATGCACCGACTCAGATCAACCTCCGGTAGCAGAACCTCCGCAGCAGCAAGAGGACGCCGGGAATACAGGGCAGACATTAACTGTTGTTCCCCCTGTAAACAGTACAGAATCTGCAGATATGGCCAAGTACCAGATACAGACCCGATTAACCGATTTTCAGTTGCTCAATGACAACGGGGGATTGGCGTGGGGTGTGACGCGGAATGCGCTGCGCCTGTACTACACTCAGGATCAGGGAAAGACCTGGACCAATATTTCACCTTCGGAAAATGTACAGTTTCCGGCTAACCCTAAATATGGACAAAGCATTTATTTTGTAGATCGTGCACATGGTTGGATTGTTCGTGAAGGTATGGGTGGAACAGATACCATGGTGCTTCGCACCAACAATGGGGGCGTAACTTGGAGCCTGTCCTCTCTGTCCAAGACGGATAAAGTGACTGCGATCTCATTTGTATCTCCTGAAAAAGGATGGATTCTCACCACGGACGATACCGCTATTGGTAAACAGGATAAGAAACTTTACTTTACCGAGGACGGTGGAATTACCTGGAATCGGATGTCATCCAGTGATGAAGATGGCAAACAGGAAGCAGAAGAGATTTCCAAACGTGGATACACCACGGGGATGACTTTCTCGGATCCAAAACATGGTTTCTTAACAGCGCTGGAGTTCGGCACACCGAAGTTGTATGTAACATCAGACGGCGGAGAGAACTGGAATACTGGGCCATCCTTCTTTGATCGAAACAAATTTAACGGGTGTGGTAATTTCAGTGTTAGTTCACCACAATTTTTTGGACGTGAAGTGCAATCAGCCTGGATGTCCATGTCCTGTTCTCAAGGAGAGAGCACGACCTTTAATGGATTCTTTACCACCGATGGTGGAAAGAGCTGGAAGCTGTCCAATTTTACTTTAAACAAACAAACGGGTCCGAATCGTAACCTTTCACCAGTATTTCTGAACGCATCGGAAGGTTGGGCGATGCAAAAGGGCATAACCTACCACACCAAGGATGCGGGCAAAACGTGGAGTGCACTTCCAGCAAGCAGTGTACTGGAGAAAATTCTCGAAGATTATCCGGAAATTGTGAAGATTCAGATGGTTAACCCCAAGCTAGGCTGGATATTGGTTGAAAATACAGATGCCAAAAGATCGTTGTTATTGCAAACGGTAGATGGCGGTGTACATTGGAAAGTACTATAA